Proteins from a single region of Geitlerinema sp. PCC 9228:
- a CDS encoding peptidylprolyl isomerase — MGRTVYHSLLAGWLAIALFLGGCSRSPSQGTTTNEEFSHLPRLNGKATVVMVVQNRPITIELRGDAAPITAGNFVDLVRRGVYDNTAFHRIVKQPEPFVVQGGDPQSRDPQFPLSKLGTGHFVDPETSQPRYIPLEILPQGADEPVYNQTFSEAGITAPPVLRHQRGAVSMARSQMPNTASAQFFFALADLEFLDGNYAVFGYVTEGMQVVDTIQKGDRIQSVQVVEGWENLQRS, encoded by the coding sequence ATGGGAAGAACCGTTTACCATAGCTTGCTGGCTGGATGGCTGGCGATCGCCCTTTTTCTGGGAGGATGCAGCCGTTCCCCCAGCCAGGGCACAACCACAAACGAGGAGTTTAGCCATTTGCCGCGCTTAAACGGAAAAGCCACTGTGGTGATGGTGGTCCAGAACCGCCCCATCACCATCGAACTGCGGGGCGATGCTGCCCCCATTACCGCGGGCAACTTTGTCGATCTGGTTCGCCGTGGCGTATACGACAACACAGCTTTTCACCGGATTGTCAAACAACCGGAACCGTTTGTGGTGCAAGGGGGCGATCCCCAAAGTCGCGACCCGCAATTTCCCCTATCGAAGCTGGGAACCGGTCATTTTGTCGATCCCGAAACCTCTCAGCCTCGTTATATTCCTTTAGAAATTTTGCCCCAGGGCGCCGACGAACCGGTATACAACCAAACCTTCTCCGAAGCTGGCATTACTGCCCCACCGGTGTTGCGCCACCAACGTGGTGCCGTCTCCATGGCGCGATCGCAAATGCCCAATACTGCTTCGGCACAATTTTTCTTTGCGTTGGCGGATTTAGAATTTCTCGATGGCAACTATGCTGTATTCGGATACGTAACCGAAGGCATGCAGGTCGTCGATACCATTCAAAAAGGCGATCGCATTCAATCGGTGCAAGTTGTAGAAGGATGGGAGAATTTGCAACGGTCTTGA
- a CDS encoding beta-ketoacyl-ACP synthase → MGEFATVLSAQQYQKSINRPVITGIGAVSSLGEDLRSSWRRLLAGKTGVTCQQPFADLPPFPLALLGNRPTNVPTLLEKTVRAAIADAQLSVPLPDCAVVIGSSRSQQSRLEELAHRYYQSSPPVATDFLDNWLPAFPAETSMAAARQIGSQTAVRSPMAACATGLWAIAQACELIATGTCEQAIAGAVEAPITPLTLAGFRRMGALATTGCYPFDRHREGFVLAEAGAVFVLETPARAQKRQVPAYAQVLGTGFSADAYHISAPTSTPESAILAVKQCLAASHLNPEDIDYIHAHGTGTSIGDAREATLIQNLFPETVLVSATKGATGHPLGASGAVGAAFSLLALQQQTVPPCVGLQQPEFPQIHWVQKSQPAPLNQVLNFSFGFGGQNAVVALGKSPF, encoded by the coding sequence ATGGGAGAATTTGCAACGGTCTTGAGCGCCCAACAGTATCAAAAGAGCATCAATAGACCCGTCATTACGGGAATCGGCGCTGTGTCGTCGTTGGGGGAAGATTTGCGATCTAGCTGGAGGCGGCTGCTAGCGGGAAAAACCGGCGTTACCTGCCAACAGCCATTTGCCGACCTACCCCCTTTTCCTTTGGCTTTGTTGGGCAATCGCCCTACCAATGTGCCCACACTGCTAGAAAAAACCGTTCGTGCTGCGATCGCCGATGCCCAACTTTCGGTGCCCCTGCCCGATTGTGCCGTGGTTATCGGTTCCAGCCGTTCCCAACAAAGTCGCCTAGAAGAACTAGCCCACCGCTACTACCAATCGTCGCCGCCTGTTGCCACAGATTTTCTCGACAATTGGCTGCCAGCCTTCCCCGCCGAAACCTCCATGGCAGCCGCGCGGCAAATTGGCTCCCAAACAGCGGTGCGATCGCCCATGGCAGCCTGTGCCACCGGATTGTGGGCGATCGCTCAAGCCTGCGAACTCATTGCCACCGGTACCTGCGAACAAGCGATCGCTGGTGCCGTAGAAGCCCCCATCACCCCCCTCACCCTAGCCGGTTTTCGCCGTATGGGCGCTTTAGCCACCACCGGCTGCTATCCCTTCGACCGCCATCGGGAAGGATTTGTCCTCGCCGAAGCTGGTGCCGTTTTCGTCTTAGAAACCCCCGCACGAGCCCAAAAACGGCAAGTGCCCGCCTACGCTCAAGTCTTGGGCACCGGATTTAGCGCCGATGCCTACCACATAAGCGCTCCCACCTCAACCCCCGAAAGCGCCATTCTTGCCGTCAAACAATGTTTGGCAGCCAGCCATCTCAATCCAGAAGATATCGACTACATCCACGCCCACGGCACCGGCACCAGCATCGGCGACGCCCGAGAAGCCACCCTCATCCAAAACCTATTTCCCGAAACCGTATTGGTCAGTGCCACCAAAGGCGCCACCGGGCATCCCTTAGGTGCTTCCGGAGCCGTCGGTGCCGCTTTTTCCCTGTTAGCATTGCAACAGCAGACCGTGCCCCCCTGCGTGGGATTGCAACAACCAGAATTTCCCCAAATCCATTGGGTGCAAAAATCCCAACCAGCCCCCCTCAACCAAGTTCTCAACTTTAGCTTTGGCTTTGGTGGTCAAAACGCCGTCGTCGCTTTGGGCAAATCACCTTTTTAA